A window of Pyrus communis chromosome 3, drPyrComm1.1, whole genome shotgun sequence genomic DNA:
gagacaTTTTATCTGATTAGTTTTcgtatttaatttaatttagtgtgttttttatttttatttttgttttgatttttgtgaTCTATTGTTCTTATAATTAACTTAAAGTTTGTGTGTCGCTTTACttattttctcatatttttcttAGCATCATAGGGTTTGAACTGCTTGAAATTAATGGCATTTGTGTTTTTTTGGACTAATTATTTTCTTAGGTCTGATCAGGATTTCTCTAATTGTTTTTCACATTTGCGTGCAAGTTTTACCTTATGTTAAAATTGCAAAggtttctgttttttattttaattttaattaattaattaattaatttatagttATAGCATAAAAACTCCTTTAAATCCACAAAAATCTTAACTGAATTCGCCGCCTGACTTGCACAGATTGATGTCGAAGTCGGCAATAGCAGTGGTAACTGTGTTGCAACACTCATGTCTCTGTTAATCGTTTATATGTTTGATTTATAGCTAAACAAAATGTTGATTTATACATGTTGATGGCCGAATTGTTTGAAATAGATGATAACGTATACAATGTACCCGATAATCCTTTGCACTTGTTCCGATCTCATATGTCGTGTTGTTTTCTCATTCGGGTGTTGTATGCTCGCGTCTGCACttttgtactttgtttctttgttaatttttaatgtattcaTGTTACATTGTAGGGTTTACTGCGCTTGCACAAAAATTGGCTGTGCAGCTCTCCTTTTAGGCTGTTTTGGTCTAAGGGTTCAACTATGGCTGCTGAATTGTTGGTGAGTGCGAATGGAAATGGTAACACCCAGCCCAATCCACAGAGGACTTACCAAGTTGTTGTGGCTGCGACCCGAGAAATGGGTATCGGAAAGGATGGGAAACTACCTTGGAGACTGCCCTCTGATCTCAAGTTCTTTAAGGACGTCACTGTGACCACATCAGATCCTGTGAAAAAGAATGCAATTATAATGGGTAGAAAAACATGGGAGAGCATTCCATCTGAGCATCAACCTCTACCTGGCCGCCTTAATGTTGTTCTGACTCGTTCTGGGAGTTTTGATATTGCTACTGCAGAGAATGTTGTGATATGCGGAAGCATGGCATCTGCTTTGGAATTGTTAGCTGCTTCTCCTTACTGTCTGTCAATTGAGAGAGTGTTTCTCATTGGAGGTGGCCAGATACTAAGGTGTGACATTGTTGTTTGGTTCTGTATTGCAAATCATGTTTCTTCTTTCTatcctttctttttattaacATTTCTGTATCCAGGGAAGCTCTCAATGCGCCTGGCTGTGAAGCCATTCACATTACAGAAATAGAGACAAACATTGAATGTGACACTTTTATCCCTGCAATTGATTCCTCTGTGTTTCAGCCGTGGTATTCATCCTTTCCCAAGGTTGAAAATAGCATTCGTCATTCTTTCACAACTTATGTTCGCGTAAGGAGTTCTGCAGTTGAATCCCTTTGTGAAAACAGTGATCTGATCTCTAATAGTAAGTCAGGCTCCATTAAATGTGAGGTGAAGAATTTCTCTTTTCTGCCAAAGATGATTTTTGAGAAACACGAGGAGCAGATGTATCTAAGGCTGGTACGAGAAATACTCTCAGATGGCACTTCTAAGGATGACAGGACAGGGACTGGTACTTTGTCAAAATTCGGTTGCCAGGTAATATCAAACTAAGATTTTTGAGAAAGACCCGTTGTGCTTCATTTAACAGTTGCTTGATTAAAATGGACAAGTGATGTTTACTCATTTTCTCTGTATCTCCACAGATGCGGTTTAACCTGCGCAGAACTTTTCCACTTCTGACAACCAAGGCATGCATATTCTTCTTTTTAAGATTTCTGTTTCTCTCTCAACCTACCATGTGCTACTAAATTTGTTCTTCCACATAA
This region includes:
- the LOC137728039 gene encoding bifunctional dihydrofolate reductase-thymidylate synthase-like, translated to MAAELLVSANGNGNTQPNPQRTYQVVVAATREMGIGKDGKLPWRLPSDLKFFKDVTVTTSDPVKKNAIIMGRKTWESIPSEHQPLPGRLNVVLTRSGSFDIATAENVVICGSMASALELLAASPYCLSIERVFLIGGGQILREALNAPGCEAIHITEIETNIECDTFIPAIDSSVFQPWYSSFPKVENSIRHSFTTYVRVRSSAVESLCENSDLISNSKSGSIKCEVKNFSFLPKMIFEKHEEQMYLRLVREILSDGTSKDDRTGTGTLSKFGCQMRFNLRRTFPLLTTKKVFWRGVVEELLWFISGSTNAKVLQEKGIHIWDGNASRDYLDSVGLTDKEEGDLGPVYGFQWRHFGARYTDMHADYTGQGFDQLLDVIDKIKNNPDDRRIILSAWNPSDLKVMALPPCHMFAQFYVANGELSCQMYQRSADIGLGVPFNIASYALLTCMIAHVCGLVPGDFIHALGDAHVYRTHIRPLKEQLEKLPKPFPILKINPEKKNIDSFVAADFKLLGYDPHQKIEMKMAV